A stretch of the Aegilops tauschii subsp. strangulata cultivar AL8/78 chromosome 4, Aet v6.0, whole genome shotgun sequence genome encodes the following:
- the LOC109768859 gene encoding salt tolerance receptor-like cytoplasmic kinase 1, with amino-acid sequence MLLHRHKFPLLCCGCGGDGVATGVGPRGAAINDTNVQQTAGKGGARQLSWAQVEAMTSGFTSAVVGEGGFSTVYLARLAGSGSSQLAAVKVHRSSERLRRAFRQELDALLRVRHPHIVRLLAFCDQRDEGVLVLEFAPNGSLHDHLHGRDGDGNQAAPAATMPWARRAAVALQVARALEYLHDRCEPQVVHGDVKASNVLLDAAMGARLCDFGSARAGFSASAAVRTPRAVQGSPGYVDPHYLRSGVLTKKSDVYSLGVLLLELLTGTQPFSDGRLLTSAVAPMIKAGSCSCDDVPRLVDQRLGCRYDADQAATVATLAVACVGENPALRPSMADVVRTLEQISAAGRRSDGETKP; translated from the coding sequence ATGCTGCTGCACAGGCACAAGTTCCCGCTCCTCTGCTGCGGCTGCGGTGGCGATGGCGTCGCTACCGGCGTCGGCCCGCGAGGCGCAGCCATCAACGACACCAACGTCCAGCAGACTGCCGGCAAGGGCGGCGCCAGGCAGCTGTCGTGGGCGCAGGTGGAGGCCATGACGTCGGGCTTCACGTCGGCCGTGGTCGGCGAGGGCGGCTTCAGCACCGTCTACCTGGCGCGCCTCGCCGGCTCCGGATCCTCCCAGCTCGCCGCCGTCAAGGTGCACCGCAGCAGCGAACGCCTGCGCCGCGCCTTCCGGCAGGAGCTGGACGCGCTGCTCCGCGTCCGCCACCCGCACATCGTCCGCCTCCTCGCCTTCTGCGACCAGCGCGACGAGGGCGTGCTCGTGCTCGAGTTCGCGCCCAACGGCAGCCTGCACGACCACCTCCACGGCCGCGACGGCGACGGCAACCAGGCCGCTCCCGCTGCCACGATGCCGTGGGCGCGGCGCGCGGCCGTGGCGCTGCAGGTGGCGCGCGCGCTCGAGTACCTCCACGACCGGTGCGAGCCGCAGGTGGTGCACGGCGACGTCAAGGCCTCCAACGTGCTGCTGGACGCGGCCATGGGCGCCCGCCTCTGCGACTTCGGCTCCGCGCGCGCCGGGTTCTCGGCCTCCGCGGCCGTCCGCACGCCGCGCGCCGTGCAGGGCTCGCCTGGGTACGTGGACCCGCACTACCTCCGCTCCGGCGTGCTCACAAAGAAGAGCGACGTGTACAGCCTGGGCGTGCTGCTCCTTGAGCTGCTCACCGGCACGCAGCCCTTCAGCGACGGCCGGCTCCTGACGTCCGCCGTCGCGCCGATGATCAAGGCCGGCTCGTGCTCGTGCGACGACGTGCCTAGGCTCGTCGACCAGAGGCTTGGGTGCCGGTATGACGCGGACCAGGCGGCCACCGTGGCAACGCTGGCCGTGGCCTGCGTCGGGGAGAACCCGGCCCTCCGGCCGTCCATGGCCGACGTGGTTCGGACCCTGGAGCAGATCTCAGCCGCCGGGAGACGATCGGACGGCGAAACCAAGCCGTGA